One part of the Deltaproteobacteria bacterium genome encodes these proteins:
- a CDS encoding DUF2283 domain-containing protein encodes MRISYDAEVDALSITFRETTITTKHMAEGIAADYDADGKLAGIEILDEVKRFGGKETLGQVVIEGFGPSTQP; translated from the coding sequence ATGAGAATAAGTTACGACGCTGAGGTGGACGCGCTAAGCATCACTTTCCGAGAGACCACCATAACGACAAAACATATGGCGGAAGGGATTGCCGCGGATTACGACGCCGATGGCAAATTAGCTGGCATTGAGATTCTAGATGAGGTTAAACGCTTCGGCGGCAAGGAAACTCTCGGACAAGTTGTGATCGAGGGATTCGGACCGTCAACGCAACCCTGA
- a CDS encoding thiolase family protein, which translates to MSIRGKAAIVGIGETPTDRLGGKPGEPRKSTAEYLAWAARLAIEDAGLTKKDFDGQGLAAIYTTNHSQPFWPEEVAAILGITPGVSLAGGNGGASSVSLLGHAAAAISAGLCDLVLVIAAAAPFSERGGHRGAHGDTRDFEMPFGVMGPNCKISFVMSRYMHESGMTEEHFGKVAVTGRYHASLNPNAYLRKPITLDDYKKSRMISDPIRLYDCVMPANGGKAYIMTSAERAKTMRKPPVYLLGWGECNNASFGPRYRANPLITGITEAGERAFKMSGVAHKDIRCLNLYDDYIPVVMIQIEDLGFCGRNDKAFFEKTDFTFKGDLPIQTSGGMINCGQPSTTGGMLHVIETVRQIRGEGGDRQVPNIKFGISTGVGAVNYGKNFGCTAAAILGSES; encoded by the coding sequence ATGAGCATACGAGGAAAAGCTGCAATCGTCGGTATCGGCGAGACGCCCACTGATCGTCTCGGCGGCAAACCGGGCGAACCGAGAAAATCGACGGCGGAATATCTCGCCTGGGCGGCGCGCCTGGCGATTGAAGACGCCGGCTTGACGAAAAAAGATTTTGACGGCCAAGGGCTCGCGGCGATTTACACGACCAATCATTCGCAACCGTTTTGGCCCGAAGAAGTCGCCGCAATACTCGGTATCACGCCGGGGGTTTCGCTCGCCGGCGGCAACGGCGGCGCCAGTTCCGTTTCGCTGCTCGGCCACGCCGCAGCGGCGATCTCCGCCGGACTTTGCGATTTGGTACTGGTCATCGCGGCAGCCGCGCCATTCAGCGAGCGCGGCGGACATCGCGGCGCCCACGGCGATACGCGCGATTTTGAAATGCCCTTCGGCGTCATGGGGCCCAATTGCAAAATATCTTTCGTCATGAGCCGCTACATGCACGAGTCGGGCATGACCGAAGAGCATTTCGGCAAAGTCGCGGTCACCGGCCGCTATCACGCATCGCTCAACCCCAACGCCTATTTGCGCAAGCCGATCACGCTCGATGACTACAAAAAATCGCGCATGATCTCCGACCCGATCCGCTTGTACGACTGCGTCATGCCGGCCAACGGCGGCAAAGCTTACATCATGACTTCGGCGGAGCGCGCGAAAACAATGCGCAAGCCGCCGGTCTATTTGCTCGGCTGGGGCGAGTGCAACAACGCCAGCTTCGGCCCGCGCTATCGCGCCAATCCATTGATCACCGGCATCACCGAAGCCGGCGAGCGGGCATTTAAAATGTCGGGCGTCGCTCACAAAGACATTCGCTGTTTGAATCTTTACGACGACTACATTCCCGTCGTCATGATCCAGATCGAAGATCTGGGCTTCTGCGGCAGAAACGACAAAGCCTTCTTCGAAAAAACCGATTTCACCTTCAAAGGCGATCTGCCGATCCAAACCAGCGGCGGCATGATCAACTGCGGCCAACCGTCCACCACCGGCGGCATGCTGCACGTCATCGAAACCGTCCGGCAAATCCGCGGTGAAGGCGGCGACCGCCAAGTGCCGAATATCAAATTCGGTATCAGCACCGGCGTCGGCGCGGTGAATTATGGAAAAAATTTCGGCTGCACCGCCGCGGCGATCTTAGGTAGTGAGTCGTAA